Genomic window (Cololabis saira isolate AMF1-May2022 chromosome 10, fColSai1.1, whole genome shotgun sequence):
TCATCCAAAAGATCTGAGCTCAGCTCTcgatttagtttttatttccagtttggttcagtctgttttttttgtgctgTTGCTCGCCGGCACAAAGGAGAATTGAAATGCATCGTTTTGAAGTTcaagcaagaagtttaatgaGATGAAACTCATGGGTCTGATTCATCTGTCTTCTCTATTGGGATCTATTAGTGAGGAAGTCTTTGCAGCGTCAGCGACACGTCGTGGACAGGGTGTGATACCCTGATCCCACAACATATGCACCGTTACAAACATTTCTAATTCACACCTGGCAGGTACATGGAGTTACAGATGGATGCCGGGATCTTTTTCAAGGTCACTTCACTAAAAACATTGTATTATCTGATTCAGGGCGTATAAACATCAGACTTTTCTTAAAGTCagctttcatttcttttttaactgcaaTGTTTACAAAGAATTTCTCGACTTCCAACTGAAAGTCTGATTCTGATATTTGATGAGTAGAAGCGTCTTTCTGGACCAAACCCTGACAAAGGTGGGaagattgtgtgttttttattatagACTTCTTTTGATGATGAGGCAGTTCTTTAAAAGCAAACTGAGGCATTGCAATGCAATATAATCAATATGTTTattcaaataaatatatacaatttGTACAAAGTGACTGTGGTGATAAGTTGTCACAGATCAGAGGAAAGTCAGTCCTCCACAGCAGGATGCCAGCAGAAAAACGCCTTGATCCTCCTGAAGAGTTTACTCTTCAGAAGTTTGTTGAAGGGACCAGAAGAGACCGAGTCTGCTGCTTCACGTCCATCAGAGGAAGAGTCAGGATCTTCATCACAGGGTCCAGGTGTGAATCCTGATCCATCAGAGGAAGAGTCAGGATCTTCATCACAGGGTCCAGGTGTGAATCCTGATCCATCAGAGGAAGAGTCAGGATCTTCATCACAGGGTCCAGGTGTGAATCCTGATCCATGGATGGACCTGCTGTCTGGACGGTCATCGCCGGTGTCTCCGTGTGGACCTATGACTGCGTCTGGATCAGGTTCAGCAGCTGCAGAGGTCTTCACCCCGTCAGCCGAGTCCTCCACCGGACAGACTTCCATCAGAACCTGGGACATTTCCAGACTGCAAGAATATACGACACTCAGTTAATGTATCGGTCAGTTAACCAGTCGTCCCTCCAACCTCATGAGTCGTAGCTCCAGCGTGAGCAGAGCTGATCCCTTACTAGTCTCTGCTGTCCGGCTGCTCGCTCAGGTGGGACATGGTGATGAACGGGTGCAGCAGAGCTTCACGTGGACAGATTCTCTGATCCCCGTCAACATGCAGTAAATGTTTCAGGAAATCACAGAAGGCCCTCCTGTCCTCGTATTCAGCAGCTTCAACTTTTGGATACACCTGAGTTTGGAAACACGTCAGCTGATCAGCCCTCAGAAACAGATCAATAACTGCCACTGGTTCAGTGTGAGCTGCtacagagcagcagagagcaccTACATCAATCAGGCCACCCAGAGACGTGGGCAGCTCAAACAAGCAGCCCGGCTGTCCTGCCTCCACGTCGTTGGCTGATGAATATTCCTCTGGTGTCTGCAGGAACAAAATCCACAAGAACTTTAAGAAGATGTCAAATCAAATCCTGCCACCTCCTCTGATCAATAAAACACGTTTCTCTACCATCAGCCTCCATCCTGTGCCGTCAGCAACCTCCTCCTGCATGAAGTAATACTGCGTATACAGTCCAGCACGGAGCACGTGCTCCTCCGGCTGACCCAGGATCTCAACCAGGCACCTCATCTGCAGACACATTTACAGCATCAGCTGACGCTCTGCAGAAAGTTCCACCTGCGTCTGGACACGCGTCCCAGTCGGCTCACTCACCATCTGATAGTCACATGTGACGGGGAAGAGGTTGTCAGCGAGGTAGAGGAAGGCCAGGACGCAGCCCAGCCCCCACACATCTACGGCCTCAGTGAAGGGAAGGCCGAGAGAAACTTCTGGCGCCCTGAGGAGGAAACACAAGAGCAGAGTATGAGAGAGCTGAGGAGGAAACACCAGAGCAGAGTATGAGAGAGCTGAGGAGGAAACACAAGAGCAGAGTCTGAGAGAGCTGCTGAGCCCACGCAGCACGTCTGGGCCGACGGCTGAGCCGTGCAGGTGAACCCACCTGTACCCCGTTGGCTGTAACTCTAACCCAGGCTGCACGTGGGAGGCTGGGATGGCTTCACCAAAGTCGATGAGTTTAACCCTGGGAGACTGTTCCCAGGCATCGACGACCATGACGTTGTCAGGTTTGATGTCGGTGTGCAGGACGCCCAGACCCTTCAGGGCGTCTAAGGCCACCAGCAGCTGCAGAGAGACAGAACCAGACGGGACGGATGAAGCTACACAGAGACTGATGTTTCTGCAGCGGTGAGCAGCAGCTGATCTGTCCTTCCTACAGTAACACAAACCTGCTTTGCAATCGGGCGGATCTCATTTGGAAACATGGGCTCATATTCTTGCTCTGCGAGCACATCGTACAGATTCCTGTCCAGCATCTCAAATGCTAGACAGGTCTGGCCCACGTGCTCAAACCGCTCGAAGAACTTCACCAGGTTACAGAGGTCTGGATTCAGGAGATTGATGGTCGTTAATATGGACACCTGAAGACAAGAGAAGGACAATACTGGATTATAGAAACGAGTGTCGGCATTTCATGGTGTTGAATCTGCTCGCAAAGGAAAAATGTCAACATGAAGAACAGGAGTCCAGGGATGGACCTCTTTCTCAGTGTCCTGGTCAGACTCCTTCTTGAGGATCTTTACGGCCACCGTCTCTCTGGTCTCCAGATTCAGACACCTGGCTACTTTGCCAAAACAGCCCTCACCGATGAACTCCAGAACAGAGTAACTGGAGGAGTTTCCAAGCAGAGTTTGGCCCGCCTGGATCTCAGGTGTGGACTGTGTGACTGTGGGGAGACACGGTGAACATGGACAGACGTGTGAGTGACGGCCGTCCCTCGGCCAACAAAACACAGACGCACCGCTGAGACGTGGACGCATCAACCGCTGATACttcagttcatatttatttcaagCGGTACAACATTTTTTCAACATAAGTGACCTTAGTGCAACAGAAAATTAAGCAAATACCTTTTAACAGTAGACGTGCAGGttcaatattaaaattaattcattaacatTCGAAAGggaaagggaagaagaaaacttatttaatcccacccctgtttctcatcAATAACTTGATAGatttttaaggcttcctcctgtcttaacatttaaacccgaacaatgaacaaaagacctatatcaaattataataaaactaTTCTACAGTATTTCATAACCACAATGTGTGTAAAATTAGGAACAATGTATATTATCACCATGGGTGACAGTTAACTGTTAACTTACATTTATAATACATACCAGCAATGGTAAGGACAACAGtaccagaaggtaatggacaATACATACCAACTTAATGAGGAACAACAAGTACACATCAACATTTCAAGACCGAAGTTGATTTAACACAGTGTTACAACCCACTCACTTTATACTTTGACCAGACCATATGTTTATATAGCAATTCAAATCTGTGGATATTTTGCCATTGCTTGTATTGGATATCCAGACTGTTCCAAAGTCTCACaccacatacagacacacaaaaaccTTTACGAGTGGTTTTAACTTTAGGTATTTTCTCTCCCGAACTTCATGATCATTTCACTGAGTTCATGGACATAAAAAAGGGGTCTGGGAGGAAAGCGCCTTCAAAGCAACACTGGACTCGACTGACAAACTCTGCTGAAGTTGATTCTCTGCAGTATTTTTCAGTCCTGGTCTTTTGTTTTACAGGAAACACCCGAATGTGGCACCAGGGACCAGTTTCGCTGTTGAACTGGTGTTTTTTACGGCTCTTACCTGATGCGTCGATGGCATCTGAGCTCAGCCAAGAGGACATCCTTCAATCTAGTCTCAGATCAGTGTTTCTGAACCAGAGAGAATGAACCTTCAGGCTTGAGTTTGCTTAAATTCAATACGTGCGTTTGTCTTGGTTGAATCGCGTGTCAAAAGAGTGTTTGTCTCTCAGGTTTGAGGTGCAAACGACAAGAATCCAGCAAACATCTGCCTTTGGAACTCTTATGACATCACAATTGATGACATCACAAGCACCTCCACAAGTCACTAAAGTTCTATTTGGAATTCTCCGTTTTAAACACAGAACTTCAAACTGATGAACATGTTTTCAGTCAGATGTTTCATAAACATctcagtttttttcttctggaaGTGAAAAAGGGAGAGCATCATCTTGAACTTCAGTAGTATTGTTGGTATTTTTTAATTGGTTTAGATTCTGACGGTCAGAACATCACACATCACCACAACTGTGACTGTGGGTCCATTCAGCTCAGTTGCAGTTTTCACACATATGTATGACAACATATTTTGAGCATAACACATTTGCTATtatactactactgctaatactgtcatttagcagacgcttttatccaaagcgacttacatctgagacacacaccatggagcagtTAGGGATAAGGCCTTGCTCAGTGTTCTTAGACCAGGACTTCTGCAAGTGTTACTGAGCCAATGAAATGGTTTTCATGACAGAATCATGTCTGGTTTTAACGCAGCACGTCTAACAGCCCAAAGATCAAAGGCATCTGGTGTTGACTTTTCCCGGTCCTCTGAAGCTTGTGATGATGGGATGTAGTGTAGATGAAGACACATTCAAGGTCTTGACAGTTTCATGCAAAGGAACATTTTTCTGAAATAGTTTCTAGTCAGTTTTTCACTGATCGACGTGTATCTTTTACCTCTAAGATGCTCCTATAATAACCAGGATGTTGACAGTTAACATTAATAGTTGCACaatgttcctccaggtgtttctttttaaaaccgTCTACTTTTTCCACTTTTGTCGCCCctgtcaaaccttttttttttttctttaaactcaTTGCTACCACCAAGTTCGAAGAAAGCTCATCATGAAAttataaaatgtctcattttcaaCATTTGATTTGTTTCCAGGGTTATGTTGTGACTgcatttaataaaataatacataaaatacGCTGAATACAAAGCTTTGTAATctgcttttatttatattttaaatgtgtACCAACATTTCTGAAAGGATGTTTTTGATCCAGTGTTGTGTGTATGTCCAGGGGGCGCTCTGGAGAGGAGGTGATGCTGTCTGCAAGACGCCTGGCAGAGGGGGAGATCGAGAACCCGCTGGCTTCATCATCCGAAGGACTCAACAACGATGGACAAAGCTCGGCGGGAGCTGGCCACAGCGATGGCAGCGACGGAGAGCAGGACTTTGTCTCCAGCGTGGTCTCCCAGCAGCAAAAACCCAGGGTGCACTGGGGGGACCTGCCGAAACGCACAGATGAAGACGGCGAAGGGAAACACGAGGAGGTTAAGATGAGACAGAATCTGCTGATGAAAGGAAACGGAGATGAGACTGAACTTCACCGAAGTCAAaccaaagagaaaaaagaaataagaaaagagaaagTAAGCAAAGAGCCTTTTGTTGGAAAAGAGCTGCACAGACTAAACACTGACGAAGCAGCACAAGGAGAGAGGGACTCACCTGAGGACATAAGTGTGGAAGAAGTCACAGCAAAGATAAACACGTGTTTATCTGAAATCTTCACTCAAAGTCCTGACCAGCCAGAACCAACATCCCCACTTACGTCTCCTGCCGTAGAAACAAAACCCTCACTAGAAAGCGAGCATCCCCCTCCTTCGACGTTGACTGTTGCCAGTCAGGACCAGCACAGAAAACCCTCGTCAGACCCGCCCGGCCTCAACATCACACAGGTGGGAATGAGCAGGACAGGAGCGGCAGGGCTGCGAGATCTGCTGAAGAACCTTGCTGCACCTGATGCCATGCGGCTGAATCTTCTGGAGGGTTTGAAAGCAACTTTAAAAGAGTGGCGCACCGATGAGACTGTGACGTTTCTTTACGGCATCGATCCTCCGGCGGCTTCCGCTGCCGCTGATGTGAAGGAAGAAACGGAGGAGTTGGACGAGGATGACCTCGAGGATGATGTGACGTCGACCGGCGCTGAGGAGCAGCAAACGCCgtcggctgcagctccagactATGAGACGCTGCAGAAGGCGACCCAGCAGATGGAGCTCAAAGTCAGAGAGTTTTACAAGGGGACCTGGGTCCTGCCTGACCAGGAAGGGCCGCTGAATGGAAATGAGGTAAGTGGAGGAGGAAGTGGGAACCTAATCTGGAACTATCGTATCCAGACACTTAAATGTACAGATAACAATCCCAGATCAAGCAAAGTTGGAACGATGTGGACAAAACGCAGCAATTCTCACATTTACTGTGACTTTTATTACACTGCAGACAGAATTaaactgttattttcttttagtgTACTTAATTGTATGTTTTAATAcaatatattgttttatttatacaacatatttctgcatttcacaacaaaacattgttttgaaatGTTACCACTGTCTCTGGCATTGAAGACAAGTGATGAAGAGTTGTTCTTTTTGAATGATTCTTCCTGTGAACAGGTGGTTAAATCTGCAATGACAGTATGGCACCGTCACAGTTCTCCAGAGTCTCTGTTAGGGAAGGTCAGGACTGCACGCAGGACATTTGAGTACCTGTACCCTCATCCTCCTCAGCcattaaaaaaagacacaaagggGAAAAGATGTGATCTTGAAGCAGAATGTTTTGCTCTAAACTTTTACTTTTCTCCAATAATGctgctaaatgtatttaatctttGCTAAGGGCACTGATGCAACCCAGAACCGTCACAAAGCCTGGCTTTTGGATTTGTGCTGGTAACTCTCGTCTAGAGGGTCCTTTAAGTCTTGGTTTGGAGCACATGCCACTTATGGTGCAAAAATGGATGTATGTTAACGAAGAGAATCACtgatttgggggaaaaaaatagggAATATTTTTGTTCTGCAAAGAAGTAAAAGAATATCTAagtctcacttttttttttaaaattaaacaTCTTGTCTATTATCCCAACTTTGCCTGATTTGGGTCTATAGCTGTGTCTCTGGCCTCCTGAGAACAGTCCCGTTTGTTTGTCGCCCCAGGCAACCGCCCAGGACAAGAGCACAAAGGATCCAGTTTTGCCGCTCGTCGACTCTCAAGCTCAGCAGCTCATACAGAAGAAAATCACAGTGGAGAAGCTCAGCGGCTGGTGAGCATGTGTCTCTTGTTTTTTATCAAGATGTGCAAAAAGGTTTCCTAATTTTATTTTGGTGCACGCAATTTTATATTTAAGCAACTTCTTTATTTTGACAATTTTATTTTGGTGCACTTTAATCAGcagtatcttttttttctgcaacttcTTTATTTTGACAATCTCTTCATTCACTAACTGTACAAAGATTTGATTCATTTTGTTCGAGGTTCCACGTGTCCAAAGTAACATTAATTATCTTCATTTATTCTCACACCACAAACacactaatattaaaaaaaaaatagatggaACAAGATTTGAAGACGCAACCCGAACATTTAAAAAGTGGGAGTCAGTGTCTTTGGCTCTGGCGTCGTCCTGCTCCGCCCTCTGCAGTATGAAGTTACTGCtgcatttagattttttttttttttttttttcaaacagctTAAACAAACAGATACATTAATTCATGTTCTCATGTGTCCCTGTGGCGTTTAGCCTCAGGAACATTGTAGGCCCACTGTGCCTCACCATGAGTGACGTCTCCACCCACTTAAACAACCTGGTCAGGACGTTCAGGTCagtacagcacacacacactcgctctTTTTCCCTTTAGCAACATTTGTGCAGTTAAACACCTGACTTCTAGAGGTGAATTGAAAAGACATCCTTGGACCCAACAACGTATGTTAAGATTTAatgcatttgatttatttttcactcCATGTTCTTCATTTGTTGCTACAGTAATTGCAGTTAGATTCTCACCGTATGAAATATCCTGAAAGTTATCACTGGTATTTCTGAACCCTCGGGCACTTGCCTGCAGCTATGATCTAAACATGAAAGTATCCTGCTTGAGATCATTGATCACAAGATTATTAGAAGATGAAAATGTGTGTATCCTTAAAAGTGGACATGAAATATGACCAGAGGTGTAGTTCTACTAACCGCTTCTAATAACGTTCTGTGTTTTTACTCCTAGAAACTTCTGATGTAAGAAGACTAAATATATGCTGTTAAAGTCAAATCTTTTTATAAAGCACACAGAATATAAGAAACAAAGCAGTTTATACAAATGCAATGCTGCATGTAGGCATCATCCTAACGACAGGGAAGAGATGAGTCTGTAACAGTGATTTCAGTGTCCGTAAGGTGGACTCTGGGGTGTACTCTTCCATCACCCAAGGTAGTttgtaaagccgggcatacactgtgcgattgtctgctcgttttgaaccgattttccattccattttttggatcgggccagatttcgacccaatcgttggtcgtccctcatgcagtatacgtggggtaacgacgagagagtaacacctcacgacgagctcccgatcacaaatcgtgtgctcgcaagaaaaatcaagcgtgtttgaaatcctggtcgctggTGAAggtatcgcacagttgaagcagctacagcccgattggcctcatcctttcgcagagcgcatgcacaatctctgatgtcacgtcaaaaaatattaattgtagtttaaagtgttgcaaattcacattacaaatcatgttttaatagcagaaaaaaaagactgcatttcccacgtctgcccagccaatttcttgtccaatcacgacgttgtttaatccttttttcatttatcgccacacagaatggcacaaattgctaagtcagcgtgtttttttttgctgagcatcttcggtgtctcccacttcggggttcctcctcttccacttctttttgacgttgcagttccagtaacagaagtccgatgtgaggattatgaacgtatagtgtgagcagacgggtcgcatcagagcatcgggtcgtacagtgtgagaccataaatcgtgggctgccaacttttgaactcagcgatctagtcgtgcagtttgagatggggctgaatcaaacactttgaaatatcgcacagtgtatgcccagcttaagcccctcagtggcaccgggggtggatgagatctgccctgagtacctcaagtctctggatgtcgtagggctgtcttggttgacacgcctctgcaacattgcatggaggaagggacAGTGCCGTGGGAGTgacaaaccggggtggtggttccTCTTTTTGAAAAGgaggaccggagagtgtgctccaactatagggggatcacacttctcagcctccccgggaaagtctacgccagggtactggagaggagaatacggctgatagttgaacctcggattcaggaggaacaatgcggttttcgtcccggtcgtggaacactggaccagctctacaccctccgcagggtgtttgagggttcatgggagttTTCCCAAGTCCacttgtgttttgtggatctggagaaggcattcaaCCGTGTCCCTTGTGGTTCTGTGGgaggctcagtgagtatggggttCAGGGCCCTTCTGCTAAGGGCTGTTCGGTCTGGATGACctgggctggatggatggatggataggctTTTCCACACAGAGGTAAAAAGTTGACCAGATTAAACTGCTACTGTTCCTCATTGCTCGTTCACAAAGACCAAACGGAGATTGTGCCACCTCCGTTTAGTCTGTGAACGAGAAATGAGGAACAGTGGCAGTGTATGATTGCATGATTAGACATGGCCTCTCTGAATGATCTGAGTGATAACACGCCTCGCCCTTACACACATACTACAGCTCTTCTCCCCTTTTCAGTCATGCTCACTGGATTAGTGTGGGTACCAGGCACAGCCCTAACAAAGGTTTCTCATTTTTAAATGTAACTGCACTATAGTGTGGACGTAGTCTTAGTTCGGGAAAATATTGATTTCAGAACTGCACTGAGCTGCTTGTAGATTATTATTTCAAATGAAGAAAGTTGAACTTCATTCAGATTTATAGATCACTCGGACAGCTTTGTAAAGGTTGTAAGTACGTTTCTGCTGCCTAACTTAATGGGCAAACTGACATTGATTTCATAAGCAAAATGATGTGAAAACCATATTGTTTCCTAAAAATATACCTTAAAGCAAACGATGGCATTGGGCACTAGAGTCACCTCACAAGTGACGGGAGTAGCAGAAAATCATCTCAACAGGTCCAGAAAAGAGTCTTAACGTAGTGTAATCTGATTTACTTAAAGGTAGGACTGTCCATCTAATCACATTTTTATCTTGATTTCAGTTTTAGCTCCCAGCAATCATAACAAAAATGTAATCAAGAGAAAAATGTTTGGCAACATATTCTGTGTTGTATTGTGAATGACACACACTTGGCCACTGGGGAATGATTCCCAAGTAAAATGAAGGTCATCCTGGTTTTTCTGGCCAAAAGTCTTTCAGGGATCATTTGAGCGGCTCGACAAGCATTTGCTCTGCTGACCTCAATCGTTTTCATTCAGTCCATAATTTAAGTTTATAGCAGATAAAGGCAACATGTTTCAAAAGTCTGTGGATAATCATTTTAAATGATAACAGTGATTTCAGTGATGACCACAATAATcactattctttttttatttatttttttccacaatacgtttgtcattttttttttttttacttttccaaACATACACTTATTTTCacatcacacacatacacttttacaccattttcagtTCGGATATAGATAGTTAAATTGCATTAAttagaaaaaatacaataaaatataaaatgaatgaaatgaatagataaagaaaataaaataaatatagaaaataaaaaaatcttaaattaaataaatacaataaagatATTCCCACAACAATTACAAATTTGTTTCAGATAAACCTTACATTTCCACCCGTCATGATATGCAGCTACGGTTCCCAGACTGCAGCAAAGTCTTTTCGGTTGCCCGTGGCGATGTACGTTAATCTTTCCAGTCCAATAGTACAGAAAGCTCCCTTATCCACATTCTTCATGTAGGAGCATCCATACTCTTCCAAATAATCGCTCTGCTAATAATCTTTCCATAATCCAGCAGCCCCGGGTcacaggaagatttttttttatggtgcataataaattacatttatcGTAAGGGTGTATCAAACTACATGGACAAAGTTTTATCATTTAATGGACAAGTCCATAAGGAGACATTTTTCCACTTCTCCAGGTGCCACTGGTCATTAATATTGCTTTATGTTTACAATTTTAACCATTAGGAAAATACAATAAGAGAGGTAATAAgaattgcagtttatttaataaCTCTCAAACTTTGTGCCACAATTGAACGTTTCCTGACTTAGACGTACGATGTGTTATGGACTGGTAAGGATGTTTTCAACAAATCACTGTGTCTGTGATTTAAAAGCACATCTGGCAGTAAAGTAACACCTCCAGAGTCCTGCTTCCAGGAATTCTCTCTGCATTGTTGAGGCCCTGCGGATAAAGGTTTCAAACCAGCAAACATGCACAAGGCTGTCAGAGCGTCGTACATCACTGTTGCAGGCAGGGATCTGGTAGTTGGTAGTTTTTTCCTTTTACGCATACGTTGATTCCTTACACCGTGTTAAGACGGCTAATTATGACACGAGTTGTCTGTATGTTGACGTGTCATCGTTGCACCTCGTAAGTCTGGGAGCTTTGACTGACCTTTGGTCATCTCTGGTTTCATTCACAGGTTCACCAACAAAAACATCATTCACAAATCTCCAGAGTGGACCCTCATCGCTGTGGTGCTTCTGCATCTGTAAGTGAACAACGCACTTGTGTGAATGTGCTCGTTAGTAGTTTAGTGGATGAATCGAGACAACGGGACCGTCTCACGGAAACAAGCTCCTTAGAAATTGACTTTGTGGTGCATTTCAAAACCTGCTAGAAGTTTTGACGGTGTTtttcccgtgtgtgtgtgtgtgtgtgtgtgtgtgtgtgtgtgtgtgtgtgtgtgtgtgtgtgtgtgtgtgtgtgtgtgtgtgtgtgtgtgtgtgtgtgtgtgtgtgtgtgtgtgtgtgtgtgtgtgtgtgtgtgtgtgtgtgtgtgtgtgtgtgtgtgtgtgtgtgtgtgtgtgtgtgtggcagttCATGGGCAGTTCCGTGCTGCTCCCGTCTGAGTACACACAGTCTTATCTCTACCTGATTGCCCCTCTCCAGATCCGTGATGCAGGAACGAAGGCACACATAAACACCCTTGCATGCGCTTATgttaagaacacacacacattagttCTTCTGTACACACTCTTGCAAAACGCACACTTAAAGGTGCCCTCTCTGGGAAAATGTCCACCTGATGCTCTGCTGATTCTGATTTATGGCTCGCTCTGTGGTCCCACATCAGTTTGCTCACTTGTCTCAACACTAGGACCTTAATTCTGCTCTTTGAAAAGAATACAGGTAAAGACAGTAGGTGTTGAGCAGGTTGTGGGGCAGCAGCCTATTAAATCTCGCCACTGGAGGTTGATAACTGTAACAAATAGACAGCAGTTTTTCTGGAAAGAAGCTTAATTTGTTTCCACTCACACAGTTATACACTATAAAAACTTTCCTCTATGTGAAaaagatatatttatatatttgtctTTTTGAGACGACTGTAGGTGTCTTCTCTAAATCACTGCTTTtacgtttgtttttttctttctttattagtTTTAGACAATCTGCCTACTCTACTCTTGGTTCCACGTCCGACTGATACTCTATGATTTCATCAGGTCCCTTTAACCCGTGAGCCGGTGCGTCGCTCCAC
Coding sequences:
- the rpap2 gene encoding putative RNA polymerase II subunit B1 CTD phosphatase rpap2, giving the protein MAAEQSRRSVSSAKMSKKGGRRGKLTAEEEAKRREQVKEQLMQQLELERRALKVVERLLEDSVAEDFLVDCAKFITTANYKDTVEERSILKCCGYPICSNKLGKIPTQQFRICTKTNRVFDITERKMFCSNFCYKSSKEFELQISQTPLWLRTHESPPGIKLLKKGDGGRSGEEVMLSARRLAEGEIENPLASSSEGLNNDGQSSAGAGHSDGSDGEQDFVSSVVSQQQKPRVHWGDLPKRTDEDGEGKHEEVKMRQNLLMKGNGDETELHRSQTKEKKEIRKEKVSKEPFVGKELHRLNTDEAAQGERDSPEDISVEEVTAKINTCLSEIFTQSPDQPEPTSPLTSPAVETKPSLESEHPPPSTLTVASQDQHRKPSSDPPGLNITQVGMSRTGAAGLRDLLKNLAAPDAMRLNLLEGLKATLKEWRTDETVTFLYGIDPPAASAAADVKEETEELDEDDLEDDVTSTGAEEQQTPSAAAPDYETLQKATQQMELKVREFYKGTWVLPDQEGPLNGNEATAQDKSTKDPVLPLVDSQAQQLIQKKITVEKLSGCLRNIVGPLCLTMSDVSTHLNNLVRTFRFTNKNIIHKSPEWTLIAVVLLHLLAEVSPVVREALKMADSVEYLNTLMGELGLQEQDLLNVVQLFKVPKH